From Nilaparvata lugens isolate BPH chromosome 7, ASM1435652v1, whole genome shotgun sequence, one genomic window encodes:
- the LOC111051107 gene encoding flotillin-2 — protein MGNFYTTGPNRVMVLYGGCCGKKTKVKYIIGGWTWKWAAAEKINYIPLEIISARLICKNVMTAMGVPITATGLAHFKVMSAREMLPIAAESFLGKSKEQIRHTIKLTLEGHLRAILATLTVEEIFKERYRFVDLVLEIAKPDVAKMGIEIVSFTINELRDENMYMQSLGRKHVAVVKSAAAIRAAECERDACKAEAECHRETVEACMLARLISRRERKRCMLEKMVYEQQINRAKADVDLAYELQVIRVKQEIEKETKKIDVIERQKMVEIENKEVVKTEKILLSEVQLLAAAESYKIQTIAEGKRIESIKLAEAESERIRRIGLSMAEASEKLGKATALNMKLKAEAYKKFGRAALQNIALNAIPKIAAEACYPLSNVANIVMLDSGEVA, from the exons ATGGGTAATTTCTACACGACAGGCCCCAACAGAGTGATGGTTTTATACGGCGGTTGCTGTGGCAAGAAGACCAAAGTGAAGTACATAATAGGCGGATGGACTTGGAAGTGGGCTGCAGCAGAGAAAATTAATTACATTCCACTAGAAATAATAAGCGCTCGTTTAATTTGTAAAAACGTGATGACAGCAATGGGAGTTCCAATTACGGCAACCGGATTGGCTCACTTTAAAGTGATGAGTGCAAGGGAAATGTTGCCTATAGCTGCCGAGAGTTTTCTGGGGAAATCTAAGGAACAAATCCGCCacacaataaaattaacattggAAGGACACCTGCGAGCAATTCTGGCCACGTTAACTGTGGAAGAGATTTTCAAAGAGCGCTACCGATTTGTGGATCTAGTGCTGGAGATTGCCAAACCCGACGTGGCTAAAATGGGTATTGAGATCGTGTCGTTCACGATCAATGAGTTGAGGGATGAGAATATGTACATGCAGTCTCTGGGGAGGAAGCATGTAGCTGTTGTGAAGAGTGCGGCTGCTATCAGAGCGGCCGAGTGCGAGAGAGATGCCTGCAAAGCCGAGGCTGAGTGCCACAGGGAGACAGTGGAGGCTTGTATGCTAGCAAGGCTGATATCGCGAAGAGAAAGGAAAAG ATGTATGCTTGAAAAGATGGTTTACGAACAGCAAATAAACCGAGCAAAAGCAGACGTGGATCTCGCTTACGAGCTGCAAGTCATCCGAGTGAAACAGGAGATCGAAAAAGAAACGAAGAAAATTGATGTAATTGAAAGAcagaaaatggtcgaaatagaGAACAAAGAAgtggtgaaaacagaaaaaatattgttatccGAGGTTCAACTTTTAGCTGCAGCTGAGAGTTATAAGATTCAAACAATCGCCGAAGGGAAAAGAATTGAGTCAATTAAACTGGCTGAGGCGGAAAGTGAGAGAATTCGTCGGATTGGATTATCCATGGCTGAAGCGTCGGAGAAATTGGGAAAGGCAACTGCGTTGAATATGAAATTGAAGGCCGAGGCTTATAAGAAATTCGGTCGAGCTGCGTTGCAAAATATCGCGTTGAACGCTATTCCAAAGATAGCAGCCGAGGCTTGTTATCCTCTATCAAACGTGGCCAACATTGTGATGCTTGATAGTGGGGAAGTTGCTTGA